CAAAACGGTGCGGGTTCGGTTTTATAAACTGAGAAACCTAAATATGGTAACAATTAGTAGCTATAAACCGAAACTGATCGAATCACACTCCCCCATATGACACAAAACTTGAGAACAGGTCTCCCGAATGTGCCCATTAGATGATGTTCCGGTTTaactaaaacaagaaaaactTCACAATATTGATCAAAGTGCTTTGTTACTACGAAGATATATTGACTTGAAAGTTGACAGAGAGCACCAATCACAATTATCAGGCAGCAGCTATAGCCTCAGGCGCAGCTGCCGCAGCGGCAACTACAGCCTCAGGGGCAGCGGCTGGTGCCGGTGGCGAAGGCTTTAGGTGAGGAGGCGTATTATGCTTCAATTTTAGAAGTACCTGCCTCATCCTCGAGAGCTCAGTTGGCTTACCAGGTTTTGGACCTTGCACAACGACAATGGAAGGCTTCTTTTCTTGATCCTTCTTCCCTCTCTTCTCTATTGCTGGCACCTCATTGGGAATGAGATCTGCAACTGCCTTCCAGTAGTTCTGGTCTACCTCAGCATGAAACTTCTCTTGACTGGCAACAAACATCTGAGAAGAGACAAAGATATTCAAAACAATAATGCCAGGAACATAAATCGCTCCTCAATTCTAACTTACCGTATCTTACAATCTAGATACCAGAGATTCTAAGACAAGAAATTTACAGTTATGGAAAATGAAATTCCAGAATATTTAGTTAAAGAGACTTGAGCTCCAAAAATTAAGCATTAAACCCACCAAACATCCTAGTTAGGATATGAATACTAGCACAGAAGATAGAGAATTATGGTTTATCCATGGTACTCAGAATTCTGCAAAGCAGAAATGACCGTTTTACTCTCCCATAATCAAGCTGTTGCATTCTATTCTTGGTTGTGCCTtgttaaaatttagaaaataataTCCAACCAATTCAATAATTGCAAGAAGGAGCTTTCTAGTAAATGACTAGAAACTTGCAAGAAGGAGCTTTCTAGTAAATGACTAGAAACTTGCAAGAACAATTTTAAGAGATTCCATGAGATTCATCCTCAAAGATACAGGCCAAGAGAATCCAAACTAGATCCCTAACTAAAATAGCAACAGACATTTGAAAATTTGGAACATCCTCATACGACAGTATTCATTAGTGGCTTAACCAATATACAAACTTAATTATATGCTAATGCTGAATACATGATAACTTGTAACCAAACCCAATGAGGTAGGCTTGCCAAGCTAAGTGAAAAAGGACGTACTTTTGATCCTTTATACAGATACTAGATCTTTTTCAATGACAGCTAACAGGAAAATGTTGTGGCAGAGACTCATGCAGTGAACCCTTTATAGTTCAGATCACTAGTTCGTTGAGTTAAGAATAAGTTCAAATTCTAATAGGGATTAAAACAACTTTATGAAAAcccaatatttttttctttattttagaagAGAAATCCAAGATTTGTTGACATGATAGGTCAACCAGATGTGTCTCTTCTTAGAAACCTATTTCAACCAAACAAATGGATCAGCAAATCAAGCATAAATACTATGCAAGTAATTAAATATCAGTATCAGCTCAGACCATCTTAAAATGCATACCGACCACACTCAAAATAGAGGCAGCCAGGTAAAAATTTGACTCTATCTCACAGAAGAGCTTATTCAAACAGAACAGAGGAAACCCATAATATTCTGAAAGTTAACTTGATCTAACCTTCTCTTTTTCCCTGTTAGCAGCTTTGTTATTCTCAGAAGTGATCTTCCTCTTCTGGTAGAATTCAACCTTGAAATCTTCAGCTTCCTCGATGATTTGGCTCAATAActccttttctctcttctctttctccgCAAGCTGAATTGCATTCTGCCTGAATACCACAAAATTTTGGTGTAAGAGATCTCTCCACCTCACAAAATTTTACCATTCCCTATCCACCATCTTCCATAAAAATGTAATCAATACAAAACTAGGACACAGTTTAATTTCGAACAAAATCTTTTAACAAAAGTACATCAACCACTTTCTGATAGTATCAACCAATAGCTAGCAATCTCAATTGAGCTCCACAACTTTAATATGAAACCAAAAATTTCAATAGTGAACATAATCACTAAGTCACTAGGCATGAAATTCTTCGGAAAATTGTGAAACTAAAACAAATTTCGGTCACTTCCGCACCGAAAGAACAGATCAAACCAATTCAAAAGCAAAACTTTTCAAATCAATCTCATAAAAAACCTAAAGACTAATCACTAGGCATGCAATTCTTCGAAACTACTGAAACTAATACATCTTCCCCTCACTCTctcaccagaaaaaaaaaagatcaaaccAATTCAAAAGCCAATACTTTCAACTGAATTGCGCAAAATCCAAATTTAAGATATTGCTCTACTGATTCAATCGTTCAATTACAAAGCTAAGCGGAATCCAAAGCCGAACCTCCTCCATTCTCTGAGAGCGGAGCCCTCCTCCGGCAGCATCTCGGACGGAGGCGGAAGAATCGGATTGTCCGATCCGGCAGCGAAGACCGACGGCGGAGATGGAGCTTCTGTCTCAGTCGCGAACACGTCGTCCACTACGACGGAGTCATGCTCGTAGCGGAGGTAGTCGTCGTCGTCAAAGGGGCGGGTTGACCCGGTGGTGGGGACGGAGTCGTCATCGGGAAgagtgaaggaggaggaggacatgGTGTGGCTGACACGTAAgagaaatctctctctctctgtgcttTAACTGTTTATGCGAAATGGTTTACTACAGAGGTGAAAATGAAATGAATGTCAGGTGGCGACTAATTGGGCTCTATTTCACTAGAATTTCAGGTGgtgaaaatgaaatgaaatgaatgtCAGATTAGGTCCAATGCTGAGGGACACGGCCCAATAGCTATATTTCACtaaaattttatgaaaatttaaaaaCTATAAGCTAAATGCATTTTAACATCTTCCACAAAAACTATTTTATTTTAGAAATATGTCAACTCTTTCCATTGATTTAGCGGAATTACAAACTAGCGTAccctaagatttttttttttttttttgaaatagaagttgaattcattagatcaacagcaaaAAGACTGAAGtctaccaaaacttacataagaaatccgaCAAGAAAATCCGGATtaacctacctaagctaaaGCAAACCTTTAAACATCACTGGGTTGCTCACAGTTAATcaagcctatacaagaatgaaaaaacctcgcctcctacggaaaagaaatcattcaactagccctcacttgccaagcacgcaattgtggtacaaacaagaaactagaaacgtcatagaagactcatagaggtTAATCCAACCTCACACAGGCTCATACCCTAAGAAATTAGGGCCCCATTTGCCTGGACCCCAGCCCAAGCCCgtaggcccaagcccaagtccAGTCTTGTCTAgcagaaacagaaacaaaagcaaacagGCCCAGCAGCCCAAGCGCAGGCCCCTGTCCCATCAACCCAAgattgagcccaggcccaagcccaagtaAACAGAGGAGGAGCCTCACACCGCTGCTTCGTTGCCAACGCCGCCATCATGTCCTCCGGCGGCAAAACTTCCGACCACAGCTCTGGCGGCCGGCCTTTCCAACAGTGCAGCAACATCGAACACTTGTTGCCTCTCAGCTCGCGGTGAACAAACGTCAATCCAAACCAACAGCCGATCGGAACGAAAGGAGAAAACTGAGCCTGCACAAAGGACCGGCCGGAAAATAAAATCCCCGCCGCTCTGCTATCAAATCCGACCTTCTGCTTCCCCTGCGCCTCGCCGGTACGACGATTGGTTCAGCGTTGGTGCCCCTCCGAGATCTGTCGAGCAACCAGATCTGTCGGTGACCCCCCAATATCTGGTATTCTGTGCTGTCCTTGACCCCCCGACGACGAGCTTCGTTGGTGCTGACGCTGATAGCACCCGGAAGGATGTTCCGCCGCCACGCTCTACTCAACCCTAGGGCTGCTTGTATTTTACACCatttgaggccctatatcattgcccaatTGGCGTACCCTAAGATTGCTGAAACAGCCATTACACAAATAATTCAACATTTTTATAGTCATATGAAGGCTCATTCAAAATCTAGTGAACACTATTATGGAAAACTCAAAGGCATAAACTGACTACTCTGTACAATATATTTCAAtacttaggggggtgtattatatatggaattagtggaagttttaaagaaatctatagaatttaaaagtctgggtgtattcaatatagacttttaacagtccatgaaagtcttgaggtattcaattaggatttttaaagacttcatgaattccaccaaaatctaggggtattcaatgaGGACTTTTAAATTTAAGAAGTTTTTTCATTCTTTATCTTCCACAAAATTATGAGTTATCTCAATCcaataataaattaattaaaagatAATAAAAATTACATCGTCTTCCATAAAATAAGCACAATTTCcctcaattataaacatgaattttagtttttattatATAAAGACAAAAATCAATTAACATGTACAAAGCACATATTAAGGGGCTAACTATCTCCTCTCTATGCTGGTGGAGGCCGTGTACTTTCGATCTGGATGGATGGCTTTGCCTCCTTTAATGGTCCAAAATATGGGGGTGAAGACGGGCCTCTCCGTCGAAACCTGCCTAAAGTTCTCTCTCAAGCTTCTGATGGCGGAAGTGATGGTGATTTGGCGTTTGACCGGCTTTACAGAGGTGTGCTTGTGGGTGAAGCAAATAGTGGCGCTTGGTGTCTGCAGCCGTCCTGGGCTATAACGTTTGGATCGCATTGGAGAGTTGATGGATCTAATCAGATATGGAATTTGGATTGCAACAGGTTGGGTTTTCCGTTTGATGGTGGCACTCTCTGGCATGGATGGGTCGGTCGTTTCTGTTAGAGGACAAAGGGATCGATGGTGCTCTCGATTCTCCTTTGCCAGCAGAGGTGAATGACGGGCTAGAATTGGCTATCCAGTATGGTGGTGGGGTTCATTATCTTCTGGTAGAATGGGATCCATTTATGTCCCGGTTTCTTGCTGGTATGGATGGTGATCTCCAGAAAGGTGCTATCAGTGATGGTGGTAATGCAGGCGTCAAACTCCAACAAGTGGGTTATGGCGGCGGCGGCTTGACTGCAATCTCATCTAGGGTTTGCCCTAGGTGTTTTGGTTGGGCCTTGTATTGGGCTGCTAGGGTTCTATTTTGGGCTGGAGCAGTTGTTTTgtctttaaattttaatttagttttgggCCTTCATTCTTTTATGAATGATGCACCTATTTTTTTCTTGCATTAACCGGGAGAGAttgcaaagaaaagagagaccTTGTCGTCCCCATTAGGGTTTTTAAATCTTTTTCGGGGCtatgcttttctttgttttgggctTAATCCTAAAATGTGGGTGTGTTAGGAGATTACTAGTTTATTTGCTCTTTTAGTTAGGGGTGGCTTTGTAGTAGTTTCTATGGAACGGTTCTTTCTGTTGACCCCATAGGGGTGGattgtttttgtactgcttgctgaattacaTAATGAGATGACctcttttactcaaaaaaaaaaaaatgccaaaCTATCTATAAAATGTATTCCAATTTGCGAGATAACGAAATCTCTATCTATAAAATATATTCCTATTTGTGAGATAACGAAATCTCTAAcaaacttttttattttgaacAATATCATTAGACATATTCACATCACCCTCTAATTTCCATGATTAATCATACCCCCTAATTGTATCATCTCTTTGTTGATATGGAAAAATTTAATAGGAAGTCTTCTTACCTATTTGTTTTGGCTGGAGTGAAAGCGAAAGTTTTACGGTTAAGAAATTGACTATATATGTGTCTACAAAATTTGGATTGGTGTTTGACAAATAAAGTTTGAAAATAAGGAAACCTGTAAAAAATATTATGATGCCTAAGTTGGTGATAATTTGAGTTGTAATAAGTGTAGATGAGATTGATTGCTTGCTTCAATTGTTTACTTTACCAAGTATTTGTAGGCAAGTTCGAGCAGATATCTCGACTAATATGCGTAGGGGTGTGCAAAGTTCGCAAGTCATATATGCATAACTGCGTAAGTGGATCCACTACACTATTTTCAAGAGAACGTCCGGGTGTGCTTCCCGCTTGCTACTAATTCATCCTAGTTAACTAATGATGTTGCCTGGTTATGTCTTATCCAGATCCATCTCAAGAAGATTTCACCTCTAAAAGATCTGATTTTCTCAGAACTCCCCAAATAGATTGGGTCATCTCTCTTTTGGCTTGTCTCTGGATTAGAGCCTatgattttatgattttatctcATCGAGATCCACATTGAGGGGATTTCACTTCATTTGGATCCACTTTGAGGGGATTTCACCCCATTTGGATCCATCTTGAGGGGATTTCATCTCACTTTGATACGTCTTGAGGAGATTCACCTCTCTTTGATCCGCCTTGAGAGGATTTCACCTCCTTGAAGAGATTAATATCACTCAATAAAATTCGCCTTGAGAGAATTTCAACCCACTTGGATCTGTCTTGAGGAGATTTTACCTCACTTGGATCCTCATTAAGGAGATTTCAAGAGATTTTACCTcacttgttaaaaaaaaaaaaaaagttcatgtTAATAACAGGAATTAAGTAGTAAACGGACCACCAATTCTTAAGCTCTTCTTGGTCTCATGTAGGTTTCCCAGGAAGCTTGGGATGCCTCATGTGAGATCAAGCCTGATCATTAGCTTCAACAATGAGCCAAGCTCATTCAGAATTTTTCCCTTTAGATCGATGGTTTGGAAGTTGAGGATGCTCACTTCAGAGCAGTAGGTCAAGTTAACCGGAATCTCCCCCTCCAATTTGTTCTCACTGACACTGATATATCGCAGTCAGGACAAGTGATAAACTTGGTGTGGAATGTTGTGAGAGAGAGGCTGTTGATTTGAAGGTTGATGTACCTAAGAAAGAAGAGGCTTCATGAAAGGTGACATAGTGCCATGCAAATCATAGCCTTGTAGATTCAAGGGTACTACTACCGCAAGTAATTCCATTCCAAGTGAAAAGATTCATTTAATGATTTCAAGAAGCCATGCAAATA
This portion of the Rosa chinensis cultivar Old Blush chromosome 1, RchiOBHm-V2, whole genome shotgun sequence genome encodes:
- the LOC112165448 gene encoding clathrin light chain 2 translates to MSSSSFTLPDDDSVPTTGSTRPFDDDDYLRYEHDSVVVDDVFATETEAPSPPSVFAAGSDNPILPPPSEMLPEEGSALREWRRQNAIQLAEKEKREKELLSQIIEEAEDFKVEFYQKRKITSENNKAANREKEKMFVASQEKFHAEVDQNYWKAVADLIPNEVPAIEKRGKKDQEKKPSIVVVQGPKPGKPTELSRMRQVLLKLKHNTPPHLKPSPPAPAAAPEAVVAAAAAAPEAIAAA